In a single window of the Manis pentadactyla isolate mManPen7 chromosome 14, mManPen7.hap1, whole genome shotgun sequence genome:
- the CLDN5 gene encoding LOW QUALITY PROTEIN: claudin-5 (The sequence of the model RefSeq protein was modified relative to this genomic sequence to represent the inferred CDS: deleted 2 bases in 1 codon), giving the protein MVGAWIGGSGPGGRARGAESAPEPTNGKPPVGVRRLKAVLQTSGPAGLRTEGGEERAGAEAPRPVQGAEQLGRGTAAPARRPRGRRARVSIPAMGSAALEILGLVLCLVGWVGLILACGLPMWQVTAFLDHNIVTAQTTWKGLWMSCVVQSTGHMQCKVYDSVLALSTEVQAARALTVGAVLLALVALFVTLAGAQCTTCVAPGPGKARVALTGGALYALCGLLALVPLCWFANIVVRDFYDPTVPMSQKYELGAALYIGWAASALLMCGGGLVCCGAWVCVGRPDFSFPVKYSAPRRSTAGGDYDKKNYV; this is encoded by the exons ATGGTCGGCGCGTGGATTGGCGGCTCGGGGCCTGGGGGCCGAGCCCGAGGGGCAGAGTCCGCCCCCGAACCTACAAATGGGAAGCCCCCCGTAGGCGTCCGCAGACTTAAGGCTGTGCTGCAGACCTCCGGGCCAGCGGGCCTGCGGACCGAGGGCGGTGAG GAGCGCGCGGGCGCAGAGGCACCAAGGCCTGTGCAGGGCGCTGAGCAGCTCGGCCGAGGCACTGCCGCGCCAGCCCGGAGGCCCCGGGGCCGTCGGGCGCGCGTCTCGATTCCAGCTATGGGGTCGGCGGCACTCGAGATCCTCGGCTTGGTCCTGTGCCTGGTGGGCTGGGTGGGTCTGATCCTGGCGTGCGGGCTGCCCATGTGGCAGGTTACCGCCTTCCTGGACCACAACATCGTGACGGCGCAGACCACTTGGAAGGGGCTGTGGATGTCGTGCGTGGTGCAGAGCACGGGGCACATGCAGTGCAAGGTGTACGACTCGGTGCTGGCGCTGAGCACCGAGGTGCAGGCGGCGCGGGCGCTCACCGTGGGCGCAGTGCTGCTGGCGCTTGTCGCGCTCTTCGTGACCCTGGCGGGCGCGCAGTGCACCACCTGCGTGGCCCCCGGCCCGGGCAAGGCGCGCGTGGCCCTCACCGGGGGCGCGCTCTACGCGCTCTGCGGGCTGCTGGCGCTCGTGCCGCTCTGCTGGTTCGCCAACATCGTGGTCCGCGATTTCTACGACCCCACCGTGCCCATGTCGCAGAAGTACGAGCTGGGCGCGGCGCTGTACATCGGCTGGGCGGCCTCGGCGCTGCTCATGTGCGGCGGCGGCCTCGTGTGCTGTGGCGCCTGGGTGTGCGTCGGCCGCCCGGACTTCAGCTTCCCGGTCAAGTACTCAGCGCCGCGGCGGTCCACGGCTGGGGGCGACTACGACAAGAAGAACTACGTCTGA